In Dioscorea cayenensis subsp. rotundata cultivar TDr96_F1 chromosome 11, TDr96_F1_v2_PseudoChromosome.rev07_lg8_w22 25.fasta, whole genome shotgun sequence, a single genomic region encodes these proteins:
- the LOC120272462 gene encoding uncharacterized protein LOC120272462, protein MELKKSCCREKASKVLSERMPFDFIQPLLQEASQLGITKEKQFVDIFLVLETAISWEEKAKFLLEHAAHLSDFDELIRTSENIFLILPSLPQVKSAVLEAQSWISRSQLCLSSSICDGDETGSLLKVDGLQELVIQSKALKVLLDAPEKAAGDS, encoded by the exons ATGGAACTAAAGAAGTCCTGTTGCAGGGAGAAAGCATCTAAG GTTCTTTCAGAGAGGATGCCATTTGATTTTATCCAACCTCTGTTGCAAGAGGCTTCCCA GTTAggaattacaaaagaaaaacaatttgtGGATATTTTTTTAGTGCTTGAAACTGCTATTTCTTGGGAGGAGAAAGCAAAATTTCTTCTTGAGCATGCTGCGCACTTATCTGATTTTGACGAGCTGATTAG GACGTCAGAGAATATATTTTTGATTCTTCCTTCTCTTCCTCAAGTTAAAAGTGCTGTATTGGAAGCTCAGTCATGGATCAGTAGATCACAACTTTGTTTGTCTTCTAGCATTTGTGATGGTGATGAGACTGGCTCTTTGCTCAAAGTCGATGGCCTTCAG GAATTGGTAATTCAATCTAAAGCCTTGAAGGTTCTTTTAGATGCACCTGAAAAAGCTGCAGGAGATTCTTAG
- the LOC120271768 gene encoding receptor-like protein 42 has product MHDVYIKTDDHLLVTIEDLLGKIVSATKVGLSLGYEFEEITKLEHASLTLQWSLKAVLLLQSSLDEDIYFNAALNNDSYMIASFQWGSYSLGVYNIDTLSLGFYDALPPFSSNIDIDFSNNLFLGILLPITSEYLPLLGDLNLSNNLINGTIPSSICNFAEMQVIDLSSNRLFGQVPACFPYLASLMFINLENNNLSGEIPDKLDSFSLLLALHLGNNSISGRIPTSLRACKSLLIIDLGGNKLSGNIPSWIGEALSSLRILRLRANMFEGKATFPKNFII; this is encoded by the exons ATGCATGATGTTTATATCAAAACCGATGATCATCTTTTGGTCACAATTGAGGATCTTCTTGGTAAAATAGTTTCTGCTACTAAAGTTGGGTTGTCCTTGGGGTATGAGTTTGAAGAGATAACAAAATTAGAACACGCTTCATTGACATTACAGTGGAGCTTGAAAGCTGTCTTATTGCTCCAGAGTTCCCTCGATGAAG atatttatttcaatGCTGCTCTTAACAATGACAGTTACATGATTGCGAGCTTTCAGTGGGGTTCTTACTCACTTGGGGTTTATAACATTGATACTTTAAGCTTGGG ATTCTATGATGCATTGCCGCCCTTTTCTTCCAATATCGACATCGACTTCTCCAACAATTTGTTTTTAGGTATTCTTCTCCCAATCACCAGTGAATATTTACCACTTTTAGGTGACCTCAATCTCTCCAATAATCTCATCAATGGGACAATTCCCTCATCAATTTGTAATTTTGCTGAGATGCAAGTTATTGATTTGTCTAGCAACAGACTCTTTGGTCAAGTTCCTGCATGTTTTCCATATTTAGCGTCTCTCATGTTTATTAATCTGGAAAACAACAATCTATCTGGAGAAATCCCTGACAAACTGGATTCTTTTAGTTTGCTTCTGGCATTGCATCTGGGAAACAACAGCATCTCCGGGAGAATACCGACATCTTTAAGAGCTTGCAAGTCCTTGTTGATCATTGATCTTGGAGGTAACAAACTGTCTGGTAACATACCGTCATGGATTGGAGAAGCATTGTCATCACTGAGAATTCTTCGGCTCCGGGCTAACATGTTCGAAGGGAAAGCCACATTCCCGAAGAACTTTATTATCTAA
- the LOC120271769 gene encoding receptor-like protein EIX1 — protein sequence MASPDEQQIKRTEKVNKIIRGSLEKECSHRDCMHRLKLSFWFEMNAMRHCNSVPYLVICLGCLCFGELCMSCTESERNSLLMFKTGLQDPLQLLSSWTGEDCCAWRGVECSNTSMHVVKLDLRYHHLFHGLTNGGRLGGEINPSLLGLQHLNYLDLSFNNFRGTEIPSFIGSLSGLTYLNLSNAGFNGGIPPQLGNLSSLSYLDLNSFYSMYALYSGSLQWLSSLSSLQYLDMSGVNLAIVSSDDLFHAFNMLPVLSVLILPNCQLHLLSPSSHSFLNLSRSSLTSIDLSNNQINSTFPFWLTNCSRLVHLDLWLNHFHGVIPEAIGNMKSLEVIQLGLNDFVGPLPTSIRDLCNLHTLDISFNNLGEETSTLSRIFSGCAGNTIETLNLRNSNLRGELSGWLGKLKGITILDLGNNSLYGPIPASIGNLSNLRILYLTYNGLNGTLPESIGQLSELKVLEITCNSLTGVISEAHFANLSSLESVSMSSNSLVVNISRDWLPPFRLIAISFGSVLSGAKISRMAQNTERFLHAKFAKYWNYRNLFGKIGIFNLRSNKFKGPLPPLPLDAIYVDLSDNSFSVCKFRRLQVIDISSNSIFGELPTCWENLPALEALNLENNSLTGEIPSSIGSLKFMQTLLRITCQELYPKLFSNFTAMKLANEGRQSIMDGFRSQVITSLGNYSRIGYADSLSVVTKGRELKYSNTLQFVASIDLSSNWLSGEIPEQLGNLQGIQNLNLSGNHLAGRIPESINGLKSLESLDLSRNELVGEIPSSIAALTSLSHLNLSYNNLSGRIPSGSQLQTFNDPSTYIGNYNLCGPPLTVKCGDVNETIVLSKEGDDANESEMSWLYFGGAVGYVMGLWTVCVTLLISEAWRNSYFSLVDYINKKFAALTSINCSRNNKVEDETNGGSC from the exons ATGGCCTCACCTGATGAACAGCAAATAAAAAGGACTGAAAAAGTAAACAAGATTATTAGAGGATCGTTGGAGAAAGAATGCAGTCACAGGGACTGCATG CATCGTCTCAAATTGTCCTTTTGGTTTGAGATGAATGCTATGAGACACTGTAATTCTGTTCCTTATCTTGTTATTTGTCTTGGGTGTTTATGCTTTGGAGAGCTGTGCATGAGCTGCACTGAGAGTGAAAGGAATTCACTTCTCATGTTCAAAACAGGACTTCAAGACCCTCTCCAGCTTCTATCTTCATGGACAGGTGAAGATTGCTGCGCATGGAGAGGAGTTGAATGTAGCAACACCTCCATGCATGTTGTCAAGTTGGATCTTCGGTATCATCATCTTTTTCATGGTCTTACCAATGGTGGAAGACTTGGTGGTGAGATCAATCCTTCTTTGCTTGGTTTGCAGCATTTGAATTATTTGGACTTGAGTTTTAACAATTTCAGGGGAACTGAGATACCCAGCTTCATTGGCTCACTTTCTGGTTTGACTTACCTCAATCTCTCTAATGCTGGTTTCAATGGGGGAATTCCTCCTCAGCTTGGTAATCTTTCAAGCTTGAGCTATCTTGATCTCAATTCATTCTATTCCATGTATGCTCTGTATTCTGGTAGTCTTCAATggctttcttctctttcttctctgCAATATCTTGATATGAGTGGAGTTAATCTTGCTATAGTCTCTTCTGATGATTTGTTTCATGCTTTTAACATGCTGCCTGTTCTTTCAGTTTTGATACTTCCAAATTGCCAGCTTCATTTGCTGTCACCTTCTTCTCATTCATTTCTTAATCTCAGTAGGAGTTCTTTGACTAGTATTGATCTTAGTAACAATCAAATCAACTCCACATTCCCTTTCTGGTTAACTAATTGCAGCAGACTTGTTCATCTTGATCTCTGGCTCAATCATTTCCATGGGGTGATACCTGAAGCCATTGGCAACATGAAATCTCTTGAGGTTATTCAGCTTGGACTCAATGACTTTGTGGGGCCATTACCAACAAGCATCAGAGACCTCTGCAACTTGCATACGTTGGATATCTCATTCAACAATCTCGGTGAAGAGACGAGCACACTGTCAAGAATTTTCTCTGGATGTGCTGGTAATACCATTGAGACATTAAACTTGAGAAACAGTAACTTGAGAGGGGAGTTATCAGGCTGGTTGGGAAAGCTCAAAGGTATAACCATTCTTGATCTTGGCAACAACTCGCTTTATGGACCGATTCCTGCATCAATTGGAAACTTATCGAATTTGAGAATCTTATATCTCACTTACAATGGCCTGAATGGAACTCTGCCAGAGAGCATTGGACAACTTTCAGAATTAAAAGTTCTTGAAATTACTTGTAATTCACTTACTGGTGTTATATCTGAAGCACACTTTGCCAACCTCTCAAGTCTGGAGTCTGTGAGTATGAGTTCCAATTCATTGGTTGTAAACATCAGCAGAGACTGGCTTCCTCCTTTCCGTCTCATAGCAATTTCTTTCGGATCAGTGTTATCTGGGGCCAAGATTTCCAGAATGGCTCAGAACACAGAAAGATTTTTACATGCTAAATTTGCCAAATACTGGAATTACAGGAACCTT TTTGGTAAGATTGGAATCTTTAATTTGAGATCAAACAAATTTAAGGGTCCATTACCTCCTTTGCCATTAGATGCTATATATGTCGATTTATCAGATAATTCATTTTCAG TATGTAAGTTTCGGCGTTTACAAGTTATTGATATCTCCAGCAACTCCATCTTTGGTGAGCTGCCTACATGTTGGGAAAATTTACCTGCACTGGAAGCTTTAAATCTGGAAAATAATAGTCTAACTGGAGAGATTCCTAGCAGCATTGGTTCCCTGAAATTTATGCAA ACCTTGCTGAGAATAACTTGTCAGGAGTTATATCCAAAGCTTTTCAGCAACTTTACTGCAATGAAACTTGCAAATGAGGGAAGACAAAGCATAATGGATGGGTTTCGAAGTCAAGTGATCACTAGTTTGGGCAATTATAGCCGTATAGGCTACGCAGATAGCTTGTCAGTAGTCACAAAAGGAAGGGAACTCAAATACAGTAACACACTGCAGTTTGTGGCAAGTATTGACCTTTCGAGTAATTGGCTTTCAGGAGAAATACCAGAGCAATTAGGCAATCTTCAGGGAATACAAAATCTGAACTTGTCTGGAAATCATTTGGCCGGTAGGATTCCTGAGTCCATCAATGGCTTGAAATCATTGGAATCACTTGATTTATCGAGAAATGAACTTGTTGGTGAGATTCCTTCAAGCATTGCTGCTCTAACTTCATTGAGTCACTTGAATCTTTCATACAACAACTTGTCGGGTAGAATTCCATCGGGTAGTCAGCTCCAGACTTTCAATGATCCTTCCACATACATTGGTAATTATAACCTTTGTGGCCCTCCATTGACAGTAAAATGTGGCGATGTTAATGAAACAATTGTTCTTAGTAAAGAAGGTGATGATGCTAATGAGTCTGAAATGTCATGGTTATACTTTGGCGGTGCCGTGGGCTACGTGATGGGGTTGTGGACTGTATGTGTTACTCTGCTAATCAGTGAGGCTTGGAGGAATTCGTATTTCAGTCTGGTCGATTACATTAACAAAAAGTTTGCTGCTTTGACCTCAATAAATTGTTCAAGAAATAACAAAGTCGAAGATGAAACAAATGGCGGAAGTTGCTGA